TTGCCGTCATAACCGAAATAGGTGAGCAGGGTATTGATAACCCCGTCGCTATTCGTAAAGTCGACGATCATACCGCAGATGACGACCAAAGAAACGAAGTAAGGCATATACGTGATCGTCTGCACCGCCCGCTTAAACAACTGGTGCCGAACTTCATTGATGAGAAGCGCCAATATAATAGGCATAGGAAATTCAAAACAGAGGGAATACAAGCTGATGATGACTGTGTTTTTTAAAATTCGCCAAAAGTAATAGCTCCCCATGAAAGCTTTGAAATGCTCAAGGCCGACCCACTCGCTTCCGGTAATCCCCTTCATCGGGGTGTAATCTTTGAAGGCGATAATGGCGCCGTACATCGGCGTATAATGAAATATGCCGTAATACGCAAGAACCGGAACCATCATCAGGTACAAATATTTGTTCAGCAAAAAATCCCTGACAACCCGTTTTGCAAACGTATTTTGCCGGGATGCCGCAGCTCGGGTGGCTTCCATCGCCACAGTTTTGGCCATCTGCGTCCCCTCCTTCCTCATCTTTCGCCGTCATGACGAGGTAAATGGGGGGGAGGAAGAGACTCCTCCCCCTTTTCATCCTTAACGTTTGTTATAACGGTCAAGCGCGGCTTTCTGGATCTCAATCGCTCTGTCGAGCTTGACGGATTTCATTTTTTCCACATATTTGTCAAAGCTGTCGAGCGGTTCAGCGCCCAAAATGATTTTCAGCGTCATTTCGTCAACCAGCGTATTCACGTCGGTCATGATCTTCGCGTATTCCGAGCTTTCCTCCGGCGTCGGCGTGATCGGCGGGAGCTGGTATTTGGCCATGTCGGTTTTTTGCCATATTTTGATCGCATCGCGCTGCGTCGGCAGAGCCAGGTACTGCTCGATATAGCGTTTATCCTGAACGAAAGGCCCGTTGTAGTTGGCTCTGACGTACAAGGACATCGCCTGCGCCGGAGCGAGTTTATCCGGGTTTTTCATCAGCAGGTCCGTATACTTCGGATAGCCGTTTTCCATCTTGTAGCTGACGCCTTCGGTTCCGAAGTTAAAGTACATATGCCCTTCCTCGGAATAACCGTAGTCCAGCATCCGTGCGGCGAGCTCGACGTTTTTGGACTTCGCCGTGATGGCGACCA
The window above is part of the Paenibacillus hamazuiensis genome. Proteins encoded here:
- a CDS encoding ABC transporter permease, encoding MEATRAAASRQNTFAKRVVRDFLLNKYLYLMMVPVLAYYGIFHYTPMYGAIIAFKDYTPMKGITGSEWVGLEHFKAFMGSYYFWRILKNTVIISLYSLCFEFPMPIILALLINEVRHQLFKRAVQTITYMPYFVSLVVICGMIVDFTNSDGVINTLLTYFGYDGKSMLQKQELFRSIYIISEIWQKIGWESIIYIAALMGIDQEQFEAARIDGASRWKQMIHITLPGILPTITILFILRMGNMLNVGFEKIILLYNPAIYDTADVISSFVYRKGLLELSWSYSSAVGIFNSIVNLCLLISANYISRKVNENSLW